A section of the Arcobacter roscoffensis genome encodes:
- the rimO gene encoding 30S ribosomal protein S12 methylthiotransferase RimO has product MKFTTQNPDKSLHLVSLGCTKNLVDSEVMLGKLKDYTLTDDTSNADVIIVNTCGFIDSAKEESINTILNLHDERKEESVLVMAGCLSERYKEDLQKELPEIDVFTGVGDYDRIDELVNAKRSNFTNDVFLANDTNDRVITGSNYHAYVKLSEGCNQACSFCAIPSFKGKLHSRTLESLEKEVKSLISQGFTDFSFVSQDSSSFLRDLGEKDGLEQLVSCVEKIEGIKTARILYLYPSTTTLSLIDKIADSNVFVNYFDMPLQHITPSMLKIMKRGKGVEKLIELMDHMKSKPNSFVRTTFIAGHPGETQEDFEALAKYIEEYKFDRANVFSYSDEEGTTASKSDAKVEQEIIDERADILGEIIAQTTQESLEKEIGQTFEVYVDGESDEHEYLLSARKTIWAPDIDGEIYINDNELVDEKGEQKQLEFGKIYTVKVTELIGDKLLATVIK; this is encoded by the coding sequence CTTACAGATGATACTTCAAACGCAGATGTTATTATTGTAAATACATGTGGTTTTATTGACTCGGCAAAAGAAGAGAGTATCAATACAATTTTAAATTTACATGATGAAAGAAAAGAAGAATCAGTTCTAGTTATGGCTGGTTGTTTAAGTGAAAGATATAAAGAAGATTTACAAAAAGAACTACCTGAAATCGATGTATTTACAGGTGTTGGTGACTATGATAGAATTGATGAACTTGTAAATGCAAAAAGATCAAACTTTACAAATGATGTATTTTTAGCAAATGATACAAATGATAGAGTAATCACAGGTTCAAACTACCACGCTTATGTAAAACTAAGTGAAGGATGTAATCAAGCTTGTTCTTTCTGTGCAATCCCTAGTTTCAAAGGGAAACTTCACTCAAGAACTCTTGAATCTTTAGAAAAAGAAGTAAAATCACTTATATCTCAAGGCTTTACAGACTTTTCATTTGTATCACAAGACTCTTCTTCATTCTTAAGAGACTTAGGAGAAAAAGATGGTTTAGAACAACTTGTTTCGTGCGTTGAAAAAATTGAGGGTATAAAAACTGCTAGAATCTTATATCTTTATCCATCAACTACTACTTTATCACTTATTGATAAAATTGCAGATTCAAATGTATTTGTAAACTACTTTGATATGCCACTTCAACACATCACACCTTCGATGCTAAAAATTATGAAAAGAGGAAAAGGTGTTGAAAAACTGATTGAACTTATGGATCATATGAAATCAAAGCCAAACTCTTTTGTAAGAACTACATTTATTGCAGGTCATCCAGGTGAAACACAAGAAGACTTTGAAGCTTTAGCAAAATATATTGAAGAGTATAAATTTGATAGAGCAAATGTATTTTCTTACTCTGATGAAGAAGGAACAACAGCTTCAAAATCAGATGCAAAAGTAGAACAAGAAATTATTGATGAAAGAGCTGATATTTTAGGTGAAATCATTGCTCAAACAACTCAAGAATCACTTGAAAAAGAAATAGGTCAAACTTTTGAGGTTTATGTGGATGGTGAGAGTGATGAACACGAATACTTATTAAGTGCTAGAAAAACTATCTGGGCTCCTGATATTGATGGTGAAATTTACATCAATGATAATGAATTAGTAGATGAAAAAGGTGAACAAAAACAGTTAGAGTTTGGGAAAATTTATACTGTAAAAGTCACAGAACTTATAGGTGATAAACTACTAGCAACTGTTATCAAATAA
- the tilS gene encoding tRNA lysidine(34) synthetase TilS codes for MNLNFSAIKESKNLLAFSAGIDSCALFFLLLKENIPFDIAIVDYNLREQSKEEVTYTKNLAKKYNKKVFIKEVFLEGSNFEKKARDIRYAFFEELIKEHNYTTLITAHQLNDKLEWFMMQFSKGAGLSELIGFNTWEEKEFYKIYKPLLNTTKEELENYLKTNELKYFIDETNSDTKYKRNYFRHNFSDKFVNEFKHGVINSFEYLQEDINSLNTNNKYIQKIAELEIYENLNDNNLNIRLIDKSLKRRGFILSKASRDEILKQKEIIVSHKVSVSITDKYIFICPASKITMDKKFKEKCRVRKIPKNIRFYLYEKNIDLDELII; via the coding sequence ATGAACTTAAACTTTAGTGCAATAAAAGAGTCAAAAAACCTCCTTGCTTTTTCAGCAGGAATAGACTCTTGCGCATTATTCTTTCTTCTTCTTAAAGAAAATATTCCTTTTGATATTGCTATTGTTGATTATAATCTAAGAGAACAATCAAAAGAAGAAGTAACTTATACAAAAAACCTTGCTAAAAAATATAATAAAAAAGTTTTCATAAAAGAAGTATTTTTAGAAGGCTCAAATTTTGAAAAAAAAGCAAGAGATATAAGATATGCTTTCTTTGAAGAACTTATCAAAGAGCATAACTACACTACTTTAATTACAGCACATCAACTAAATGATAAATTAGAATGGTTTATGATGCAATTTTCAAAAGGTGCAGGACTAAGTGAACTTATTGGCTTTAATACATGGGAAGAAAAAGAGTTTTATAAAATCTACAAGCCTCTTTTAAATACTACGAAAGAGGAACTAGAAAACTACCTAAAAACAAATGAATTAAAATACTTTATAGATGAAACGAATAGTGATACAAAATACAAAAGAAACTATTTTAGACACAACTTTAGTGATAAGTTTGTAAATGAGTTTAAACATGGAGTTATAAACTCCTTTGAATATCTACAAGAAGATATAAACTCTTTAAATACAAATAATAAATATATTCAAAAAATTGCTGAGCTTGAAATTTATGAAAACTTAAATGATAATAACTTAAATATTAGACTTATAGACAAAAGTTTAAAAAGAAGAGGCTTTATACTTTCAAAGGCTTCAAGAGATGAGATTTTAAAACAAAAAGAAATTATAGTTTCACATAAAGTATCAGTAAGTATTACAGATAAATATATTTTTATTTGTCCTGCTTCAAAAATAACAATGGATAAAAAATTTAAAGAAAAATGTAGAGTAAGAAAAATACCTAAAAATATAAGATTTTATTTATATGAAAAAAATATAGATTTAGATGAGCTAATTATTTAA
- the fliS gene encoding flagellar export chaperone FliS — MGLDVYNQQNAVSDDPYVLILKLYEGIIKYLSFVKNAMEEGDIEAKFTYINKTIAIFDELRNVLDFDGGDVAYYLDGLYLYQIETLFSAGIDDNINAVNQVMKVAQGLIEAWKEETGQ; from the coding sequence ATGGGATTAGATGTATATAATCAACAAAACGCAGTTTCAGATGACCCTTATGTACTGATACTTAAATTATACGAAGGTATAATTAAATATCTTTCATTTGTAAAAAATGCAATGGAAGAGGGTGATATAGAAGCAAAGTTCACTTATATAAATAAAACAATCGCTATTTTTGATGAGTTAAGAAATGTTTTAGACTTTGATGGTGGAGATGTTGCATATTATTTAGATGGATTATATTTATATCAAATAGAGACACTTTTTTCTGCTGGTATTGACGATAATATAAATGCTGTAAATCAAGTAATGAAAGTAGCACAAGGGTTAATTGAAGCATGGAAAGAAGAGACAGGTCAATAA
- the fliD gene encoding flagellar filament capping protein FliD, producing MAEGILGLGTGQSTALNQDLIDKLKAAERRAQVEPLETDLEDIVKEKETFATIDAKVNELLAAIKPFDLFVTSGSNAFEEKSATTSGDSVVFNATDSKNVNTGITTVDVKGLAQKDVYQSDAINGATKDALGDIGTLSIEVDGTTHTFDTSTYATYDELATAINDTTGINASLDQVGDDSYRLVLKSESSGLANALTISGAASQALGYTTDGTTTNATNHTLTAQNMSLEVDGVAYSSAENKITVDGLDITATKEGVSSINVSKDTSLVETQITDFISKYNELVDLVGTEIDSADSAIADKSSLRTMLSQIKEKFFGEYGENSDKSLFNYGFELDKTGKISLDLVAFNKVLSDNPEELKDIFVGTAAKEGFGTQLKATLDEMNFTGGLLDAYEKGIDSREETLEKEKEKSIEKLDDKYSQLANQFAAYTALITQFESSFSGLKMMIQQSTTS from the coding sequence ATGGCTGAAGGAATTTTAGGATTAGGAACAGGACAATCTACTGCTTTAAATCAAGATTTAATTGATAAATTAAAAGCAGCAGAGAGAAGAGCCCAAGTAGAGCCATTAGAAACAGATTTAGAAGATATTGTAAAAGAAAAAGAAACTTTTGCCACTATTGATGCAAAAGTAAATGAATTATTGGCAGCAATAAAACCTTTTGACTTATTTGTTACAAGTGGATCAAATGCTTTTGAAGAAAAATCAGCAACTACATCAGGAGATTCTGTTGTTTTTAATGCAACCGATTCTAAAAATGTAAACACAGGTATTACAACTGTTGATGTAAAAGGTTTAGCTCAAAAAGATGTGTATCAATCAGATGCTATTAATGGTGCTACAAAAGATGCTTTAGGTGATATTGGAACTTTAAGTATTGAAGTTGATGGCACTACACATACTTTTGATACATCGACTTATGCAACTTATGATGAACTAGCAACTGCAATAAATGATACTACAGGTATTAATGCCTCTTTAGATCAAGTAGGTGATGATTCATATAGATTAGTTTTAAAAAGTGAAAGTTCAGGGCTTGCAAATGCTTTAACAATTTCAGGTGCAGCTAGTCAAGCTCTAGGTTATACAACAGATGGTACAACAACAAATGCTACAAATCATACTTTAACAGCACAAAATATGAGTTTAGAAGTTGATGGGGTTGCTTATTCTTCTGCTGAAAATAAAATTACTGTTGATGGTTTAGATATAACTGCAACAAAAGAAGGAGTTTCATCTATTAATGTAAGTAAAGATACTTCTCTTGTTGAAACACAAATAACAGATTTTATTTCAAAATATAATGAATTAGTTGATTTAGTTGGTACAGAAATAGATAGTGCGGATAGTGCTATTGCGGATAAATCATCATTAAGAACAATGCTTTCTCAAATAAAAGAAAAATTCTTTGGTGAATATGGTGAAAATTCTGATAAATCTTTATTTAATTATGGATTTGAGTTAGATAAAACAGGTAAAATATCTCTAGATTTAGTTGCTTTCAATAAAGTTTTATCGGACAATCCAGAAGAATTGAAAGATATATTTGTAGGTACAGCTGCTAAAGAAGGTTTTGGAACACAGTTAAAAGCTACTTTAGATGAAATGAATTTTACAGGCGGATTATTAGATGCTTATGAAAAAGGTATTGATTCAAGAGAAGAAACTCTTGAAAAAGAAAAAGAAAAATCTATAGAAAAGTTAGATGATAAATATAGTCAGTTAGCAAATCAGTTTGCAGCTTATACTGCACTCATTACACAATTTGAATCTTCTTTCTCAGGTCTAAAAATGATGATTCAACAATCTACAACAAGCTAG
- a CDS encoding flagellar hook-associated protein FlgK, which translates to MLNTLNVSQTGLTAAKIAVENVSNNIANENTPGYKKRVVDIKELEQTDTRFTGRGVGADNAYRVTNQYMFDRLMTENTREQGYTKLSSILGSVETAFKETDSSGFSSDLNRYFQAVENLRSNPNSEVYKNGLINEGKLLVESLQNLYTGIERAQELEEHELGSNVDKVNDILSEIGQINEKLGKQTEATNDLLDRRDYLEEQLSSYVDIKVDRSYGEYELKIAGNVAVRYNTNVRDVSVQEEHKAQIDRFADDAGTGSSLTFIDNTTGAVSNTPETGDKITYKLNNDQEVTITVGSSQYTDKDGNTVDIDFDEDGTPDVVDANNYVRALAYAINDNPSTKGLITAYNGNYRIDEHGDKIDIDGEDKFLLIESDSPGVNGKFEGRITITESNDVDGDGNLDEVRNSFYKDELQSHDAVSRTYVAIYDKEVDLKSGVLKIQTDNISSDSPNNKLETYKDKLDKFAKVLADVTDKYIRIGIDEYKFGEKAIDELDSTVGDTVKLGLFSGTSVGTLKFNETAINDLDQKDLDYLAELQWKKDLSFNDGAQDPTDNDRTSFSEFFQEIRAIVSEDKESTDFVLDTQKDIKAALTSSYNEHVKVDKDEEMVNLIKFQSAYTANAKIVTVIDEMLQTLLGLKR; encoded by the coding sequence ATGCTTAATACATTAAATGTTTCTCAAACGGGTTTAACAGCTGCAAAGATAGCAGTTGAGAATGTTTCTAATAATATAGCTAATGAGAATACTCCTGGTTATAAAAAAAGAGTTGTTGATATAAAAGAGCTTGAGCAAACTGACACTAGATTTACAGGTCGTGGTGTTGGTGCTGATAACGCATATAGGGTTACAAACCAGTATATGTTTGACAGGCTTATGACTGAAAATACTAGGGAACAAGGATATACTAAACTTTCAAGCATTTTAGGAAGTGTAGAGACAGCTTTTAAAGAGACTGACAGTAGTGGTTTCTCTTCAGATTTAAATAGATATTTCCAAGCAGTTGAAAACTTAAGGTCAAATCCAAATTCAGAAGTATATAAAAATGGACTTATAAACGAAGGTAAACTTTTAGTTGAATCTTTACAGAATTTATATACAGGAATTGAAAGAGCCCAAGAATTAGAAGAACATGAATTAGGTTCGAATGTAGATAAAGTAAATGATATTCTTAGTGAAATAGGTCAAATCAATGAAAAGTTAGGTAAGCAAACAGAAGCTACAAATGACTTACTTGATAGAAGAGACTATTTAGAAGAACAGTTATCTTCTTATGTTGATATTAAAGTAGATAGATCCTATGGTGAGTATGAACTTAAAATTGCAGGTAATGTAGCAGTAAGATACAACACGAATGTAAGAGATGTGAGCGTTCAAGAAGAGCATAAGGCTCAGATTGATAGATTTGCGGATGATGCAGGGACTGGAAGTAGTTTAACATTTATAGATAATACTACAGGTGCAGTAAGCAATACTCCAGAAACTGGTGATAAAATAACATATAAACTTAATAATGACCAAGAAGTAACTATAACAGTTGGTAGTTCACAATATACTGACAAAGATGGAAATACAGTAGATATTGATTTTGATGAAGATGGTACTCCTGATGTTGTAGATGCAAATAATTATGTAAGAGCTTTGGCTTATGCAATTAATGATAATCCAAGTACAAAAGGATTAATTACAGCATATAATGGTAATTATAGAATTGATGAGCATGGAGATAAAATTGATATCGATGGTGAAGATAAATTTCTACTTATAGAATCAGATAGTCCAGGTGTAAATGGGAAGTTTGAAGGAAGAATTACTATTACTGAAAGTAATGATGTAGATGGTGATGGTAATCTTGATGAAGTTAGAAATAGTTTTTATAAAGATGAACTTCAAAGTCATGATGCTGTAAGTAGAACTTATGTTGCAATTTATGACAAAGAAGTTGATTTAAAATCTGGTGTTTTAAAAATCCAAACAGATAACATAAGTTCTGATTCACCAAACAATAAGCTTGAAACTTATAAAGATAAGCTTGATAAGTTTGCAAAAGTTTTAGCCGATGTAACTGATAAATATATAAGAATAGGTATAGATGAGTACAAATTTGGAGAAAAAGCAATTGATGAACTTGATAGTACTGTTGGAGATACTGTTAAACTAGGACTATTTTCTGGAACAAGTGTAGGTACTTTGAAATTTAATGAAACTGCAATTAATGATTTAGATCAAAAAGATTTAGATTATTTAGCTGAATTACAATGGAAAAAAGATTTATCTTTTAATGATGGGGCACAAGACCCAACAGATAATGATAGAACATCTTTTTCAGAGTTTTTCCAAGAAATTAGAGCTATTGTATCTGAAGATAAAGAAAGTACGGATTTTGTTTTAGATACTCAAAAAGATATTAAAGCAGCTTTAACATCTTCATATAATGAACATGTGAAAGTTGATAAAGACGAAGAAATGGTTAATTTAATTAAGTTTCAATCAGCATATACAGCAAACGCTAAAATTGTAACTGTAATTGATGAAATGCTACAGACTTTATTAGGTCTTAAAAGATAA
- a CDS encoding flagellar basal body L-ring protein FlgH, with protein sequence MYKYTYPLIAALFFSACASNEPQIKFEEPKVQIPKPQPKPKKNKGSLYSMEGTSLFADKKDLQIGDIIQVNIDENLTSNTNNKRELSNDRNSSLGGGLLAGTGTNTLGGTASGIADKFNRNLGVDFSTQSSNSDSGEVKTSFAESFSTSISAIIEQTYQNGNYYIKGSKELLIDGQKQVIIVTGVIRPYDISSENSISSNQIANLKLMYDKEGTEADIMETPWGIKLMRAIWPF encoded by the coding sequence ATGTATAAATACACCTATCCTTTAATAGCAGCACTTTTTTTTAGTGCTTGTGCCTCAAATGAACCCCAAATAAAATTTGAAGAACCAAAAGTTCAAATACCAAAACCCCAACCAAAACCAAAGAAAAACAAAGGCTCACTATACTCTATGGAAGGGACTTCATTATTTGCAGATAAAAAAGATCTTCAGATTGGAGATATTATTCAGGTAAACATTGATGAGAATTTAACATCAAATACAAACAATAAAAGAGAACTTTCAAATGATAGAAATAGTAGTTTAGGTGGAGGACTTTTAGCAGGTACTGGTACTAATACTTTAGGTGGTACAGCTTCTGGAATTGCAGATAAATTTAATAGAAATCTTGGAGTTGATTTTTCAACACAAAGTAGTAACTCTGATTCAGGGGAAGTGAAAACAAGTTTTGCTGAGAGTTTTTCTACTTCAATCTCGGCAATAATAGAACAAACATATCAAAATGGTAACTACTATATTAAAGGCTCTAAAGAGTTGTTGATTGATGGACAAAAACAAGTTATAATAGTTACAGGTGTGATAAGACCATATGATATTAGTTCTGAAAATTCAATTAGCTCAAACCAAATAGCTAATCTAAAACTTATGTATGATAAAGAAGGTACTGAAGCTGATATTATGGAAACTCCATGGGGAATTAAACTCATGAGAGCCATATGGCCTTTTTAA
- a CDS encoding flagellar basal body-associated FliL family protein, with protein sequence MAEETEAQGNNSGGGKGLMIVLIALVVILILAVAGGAYFLYSQGVLSPKDGQTQEETVKKEEAGDSKETFKAELNDLVLNITNSKGREKLMKLSFAIKSVEPSIAALTENYRAEIIDVVIRQISARSSEELLTVGGKALLKEELIEEINTVLNEATSSNEDIKANHIKQILFTTFVIK encoded by the coding sequence ATGGCAGAAGAAACAGAAGCACAGGGAAATAATTCAGGTGGTGGAAAAGGATTAATGATAGTGCTTATTGCACTTGTTGTTATTCTTATTTTAGCTGTAGCTGGTGGGGCTTATTTCTTATATTCACAAGGAGTACTTTCTCCAAAAGATGGTCAAACTCAAGAAGAAACAGTTAAAAAAGAAGAAGCAGGTGACTCAAAAGAGACATTTAAAGCAGAGCTTAATGATTTAGTATTAAATATTACTAACTCAAAAGGTAGAGAAAAACTAATGAAACTATCTTTTGCTATTAAAAGTGTTGAGCCTTCAATTGCTGCTTTAACAGAAAATTATAGAGCAGAGATTATTGATGTTGTTATTAGACAAATAAGTGCTAGAAGTTCTGAAGAGTTATTAACTGTTGGTGGAAAAGCCTTATTAAAAGAAGAGTTAATTGAAGAAATTAATACTGTATTAAATGAAGCGACTTCTTCAAATGAAGATATTAAAGCTAATCACATTAAGCAAATACTTTTCACTACATTTGTAATTAAATAA